In the genome of Acidobacteriota bacterium, the window TCCGACCGAGCCGCGTGAGATCGCCCGTGCTCTCCGCGAAGGCGAAACGCGAAAGATCGACGTCGGCCGCGTTTCATTTATCGATAACAACGGCGAGCCCACCGAGCGCTATTTTCTCAACGAATCGTCGATCGGCCTTGCTCCGTCAATAATCGAACGCGTCAAGGGTTCTTCTTCGCTTGATTGGCTACCGCTCGATACCGTCCGCGGGCGGGCGAGCTTTGCTCTCTCGACCTTGCAAGAGGTCGTCGGGCTCGCCTCGATCGCAGTGCGAGTAAAGATAGACGACGGAGACGAAAAGCGTCTTCAAACCGTAAATCTTTGCATCGCAAATGCCCGCTACTTCGGCGGCGGAATGATGATCGCTCCCGACGCAAAACTCGCGGACGGCCTACTGGATGTCGTTAATGTCGGCGACATCAATACCGCAAAGATCATCCTCAATGCCTACACGCTCTATATGGGCTCGCACCTCGAGCTTCCTGAGGTCAAAAGCAAGCTCGCCCGCCGCATCGAGGTCCTTCCGGAACCGCATGAGGCCCTCACGCTGATCTCCATTGATGGCGAACTCCCCGGCCGCCTTCCCGCAACGTTTGAGGTCGTGCCCTCGGCCCTTTCACTCCGCGTACCGAAACACCGGTAGCGGCCCGTTCCGAAGATTGCCAAAATCGAGTTTCCTGCTATCCTTACTCAAAGTCGCTTAATACTCTGTTTACACGCTATTTATGACCGGGTCGTACCTTGAAAGGCTTGTTCGCTCATTCGAATCGCGGAGCGAACGCACCGCGATGCGGATCGTCGGCGATGACTCGCACGTTTACACGTTTGGCGAATCGCTTCGCATGATCCGCTCGGTCGCTTACAGGATCGGGCAAGAGAATGTCGAGTTCGGCGACCGCGTCGTCGTAATGGGCGAGAATCATCCCTCGTGGGCCGTCGCTTACCTTGCCACGCTCTATCGCGGCTCGGTGTGTGTGCCGGTCGACCCGCACGGCGAGATCGAGACGGTCACCAATTTCCTCGAAAACTCCGAGGCAAAGCTCGCCTTTATCGATTCAGGTCAGGTCGACCGCTTCAAACAGATCGAAGAGAAGCTCGGGCGACACATACCCGCCGTCGTCTGGCAAACGAATGGGACCGAGCCCGACGTCAGTTCAAACGGATTCCAGCCCTTTTCCGAGTGGGCCGCGACCGATTATCCCGAGAGCTTCGCTGCTGAAAGCCCAAAGGCCGCCGGCGAAGACATCGCGCTCCTTATCTACACCAGCGGCACGACCGGCACCCCTAAGGGCGTTCCGCTCACGCATGCCAACATCATCGCCGAACTCGACGGCATCAATAAGGTCCTCGAACTTTCCGAGCGCGAGCGAATATTGAGCTTGCTCCCGCTCTTTCACGCCTATTTGCAGATCGTAAATCTCTGGGTTGCAACGACTTATGGCTGCGAGGTCGGCTATCTTAAAGAGCTCTCGCCCGCCGAACTCGGCAACGCGATGAAAGAGTTCAAGCCGACGATCCTGACGACGGTCCCGCGGCTTTGGTATTTATTTCACAGCAAGATATTTGACGCGGTCGAGGCGAAACCGGCCGCTGTTCAGGCCCTTTTCCGCACAATGCTCGCGACCAACGGAGCACTCCGCGATACGCTCGGCGTAAACCTAGGAAAAAAGCTTTTCGGCAAGGTGCACGAGTCCTTCGGCGGCGAACTCCGCATCGCGATCTCAGCTGGTTCACGGTTTGACGAAGATGTCGCCCGCGATTTTCACAAGCTTGGATTTACCATCTTGCAGGGCTACGGCCTGACCGAAACGAGCGGGGCCGCGACCGCGACATATGTCGACGACAATCGCATCGGTTCGGTCGGCAAGCCGATGTTCAATGCAGAGATCAAGATCGCCGACCCGGATAAAGACGGCGTCGGCGAGGTGCTGATCCGCGGCGAGATGGTCTTCGCGGGCTACTACAAAAACCCTACCGCAACCGCTGATGCCTTTACCGACGACGGCTGGTTCCGTTCCGGCGACCTCGGCCGGATCGACAAGGACGGCCATCTGTTTATCGTCGGCCGCGGAAAAGATGTGATCGTCCTGCCGTCCGGCAAGAATGTGCACCCCGAAGACCTTGAGGTCCATTACCTGAAAGCTCCGGAGGTCGAAGAACTTGCGATAATCGGAGTCGAAGATAAGACCGAAAAGCGTGCCGGAGCTGAAAAGCTCGTCGCCGTTGTCATTCCTAATTTCGAATACCTG includes:
- a CDS encoding diacylglycerol kinase family lipid kinase — encoded protein: MLPLVIVNPKSAGGSTREKWTAIASDLRAHFGAFRVVFTKGPGDAIGLARSHSEEGAGLIIACGGDGTINEVANGILLSKKDCELGIFPSGTGGDFRRTIGLPTEPREIARALREGETRKIDVGRVSFIDNNGEPTERYFLNESSIGLAPSIIERVKGSSSLDWLPLDTVRGRASFALSTLQEVVGLASIAVRVKIDDGDEKRLQTVNLCIANARYFGGGMMIAPDAKLADGLLDVVNVGDINTAKIILNAYTLYMGSHLELPEVKSKLARRIEVLPEPHEALTLISIDGELPGRLPATFEVVPSALSLRVPKHR
- a CDS encoding AMP-binding protein; its protein translation is MTGSYLERLVRSFESRSERTAMRIVGDDSHVYTFGESLRMIRSVAYRIGQENVEFGDRVVVMGENHPSWAVAYLATLYRGSVCVPVDPHGEIETVTNFLENSEAKLAFIDSGQVDRFKQIEEKLGRHIPAVVWQTNGTEPDVSSNGFQPFSEWAATDYPESFAAESPKAAGEDIALLIYTSGTTGTPKGVPLTHANIIAELDGINKVLELSERERILSLLPLFHAYLQIVNLWVATTYGCEVGYLKELSPAELGNAMKEFKPTILTTVPRLWYLFHSKIFDAVEAKPAAVQALFRTMLATNGALRDTLGVNLGKKLFGKVHESFGGELRIAISAGSRFDEDVARDFHKLGFTILQGYGLTETSGAATATYVDDNRIGSVGKPMFNAEIKIADPDKDGVGEVLIRGEMVFAGYYKNPTATADAFTDDGWFRSGDLGRIDKDGHLFIVGRGKDVIVLPSGKNVHPEDLEVHYLKAPEVEELAIIGVEDKTEKRAGAEKLVAVVIPNFEYLKQAKLPNSKEAVRYALDNLGRSLPEYQRVREYIVRSEPLPRTATRKIKRFELRKEVETGTLASGLAEKKTWQLTEGDQVLLSTNVASTVIASLRKHAKDAETVFHPQMNLEIDLGLDSLARAEVFAALEQAFETEFTAEQAANALTVANVIELVGQTPKGQAAAKNDTAISADLNWSTILKGADDNIPEVEAILKNRPVFIAFAFIFYRCFNLFCRVFMRLEVTGVENLRAMLPANGEKQKPFLICPNHQSFLDPFVLSSNYPYAIFKNIFHVGASMFFGGRIMSFVAAMLKVVPIDQDTQLLRAMKAGAIGLKSGRILNIYPEGERAFDGKLHDFKKGAAILATELDLPIIPVALDGLHNVWARKSWRIRPAKVKILIGKPFYARDIIGNAKALSTAPDADNATPAVSGSPLTGEVAYAAVTAHLKAEITQMIGTLRTSAN